The following are from one region of the Deltaproteobacteria bacterium genome:
- a CDS encoding carboxymuconolactone decarboxylase family protein, with the protein MSEAQLRDLPIYEQSAAFAPLEQLVIHYAVLVTTTPVEVPDAVFAQLSAHFTSAQLVELTAVIAWENYRARFNHAFGIGAQGFSEGGYCVLPERSPEQSVAR; encoded by the coding sequence TTGAGCGAGGCGCAACTCCGCGATCTGCCCATCTACGAACAGAGCGCGGCATTCGCGCCCCTGGAACAGCTGGTCATCCACTACGCGGTGTTGGTGACCACGACCCCGGTTGAGGTTCCTGACGCCGTGTTCGCACAATTGAGTGCGCACTTCACCTCCGCACAACTCGTCGAGCTGACCGCGGTCATCGCGTGGGAAAACTATCGCGCTCGCTTCAACCATGCCTTCGGTATCGGGGCGCAGGGTTTCTCCGAGGGTGGGTACTGCGTCCTGCCCGAGCGGTCGCCCGAGCAATCGGTTGCTCGCTGA
- a CDS encoding GAF domain-containing sensor histidine kinase yields the protein MENLPANRAFLLLRYTLIVATAYLLLVEQDFALPPVSGVLLIVAALASNVVFAQLGPRVMNSLPFGVGIIVGDTLWITGLLLQSQRFEADFFYLYFFVLLLAAIGENLRLIAIGAVAVCVAYLYGLSATGGSWSLWSSPSLIRIPFLFTAAAFYGYLVERTRSERGRADEGETERRRAEDALRIKTVELQEEAEVSAALARVGHELISSLDTPVILDRLCQLTAEVLESDLSYTLLWRPEDDAYLPVAVYGATAEERELTRVLKVPQEAMTPLLADLEQDDVATGATVLPDGLSTPWQPHAADSPRLWMALRRGKEIIGVQTASWRARVDPSTSKQRRIARGIAQLASMALANARLVEELNRANRLKSDFVASMSHELRTPLNLIIGYNDLLLDGEFGSMTGDQSDTLRRMAKSSHELLELIEATLDLSRLETRRVPLELKDVRVADLIGEVDAETQGWREKPGLNFEWQVAADHARLFTDPVKLKMVLKNLIGNAVKFTDSGRITVGANLNDGGVEIRVSDTGIGISKEAQGIIFEPFRQADRSIASAYGGVGLGLYIVRRLLEMLGGTINVESQPKQGSTFRVWVPADLRQIENHATV from the coding sequence ATGGAGAATCTACCGGCGAACCGCGCGTTTTTGCTCCTTCGGTATACGCTGATCGTAGCGACGGCGTACCTGCTGTTGGTGGAGCAAGATTTTGCGCTGCCCCCGGTCAGTGGGGTTCTGCTGATCGTGGCGGCGCTGGCGTCGAACGTGGTCTTCGCCCAACTCGGGCCGCGGGTCATGAATTCGCTCCCCTTTGGCGTGGGGATCATTGTCGGTGACACGCTGTGGATCACCGGGTTGCTACTCCAGAGCCAGCGGTTCGAAGCCGACTTCTTCTATCTGTACTTCTTCGTCCTGCTGCTGGCGGCGATTGGTGAGAACTTGCGTCTCATTGCCATCGGTGCGGTGGCGGTGTGTGTCGCCTACCTCTACGGCTTGTCGGCCACGGGCGGCAGCTGGTCGCTGTGGAGTTCACCTTCCTTGATTCGAATTCCCTTCCTGTTCACCGCCGCGGCTTTCTACGGCTACCTAGTGGAGCGCACGCGCAGCGAACGCGGACGGGCCGATGAAGGCGAAACCGAGCGCCGCCGTGCCGAGGATGCGCTGCGAATCAAGACCGTTGAGTTACAAGAGGAGGCCGAGGTGTCGGCGGCGCTGGCGCGCGTCGGCCATGAGCTGATCTCCTCGCTCGACACCCCGGTGATTCTCGATCGCTTGTGTCAGCTCACGGCGGAGGTGCTGGAGAGTGATCTCAGCTACACGTTGCTGTGGCGACCGGAGGACGACGCGTACCTTCCCGTCGCGGTGTATGGCGCCACCGCGGAAGAGCGCGAACTCACCCGCGTCCTCAAGGTACCGCAGGAAGCGATGACGCCGCTACTCGCCGATCTCGAACAAGATGACGTCGCCACCGGGGCGACGGTGCTCCCTGACGGTTTGAGCACGCCGTGGCAGCCCCACGCAGCAGACTCGCCGCGGTTGTGGATGGCGCTGCGGCGCGGCAAGGAAATTATCGGCGTGCAGACCGCGAGCTGGCGCGCGCGGGTGGATCCGTCGACCAGCAAGCAGCGGCGCATCGCGCGCGGCATCGCCCAACTCGCATCGATGGCGTTGGCCAACGCGCGCTTGGTCGAAGAGCTGAACCGGGCCAACCGTCTGAAATCGGACTTCGTGGCCTCGATGTCGCATGAGCTACGCACGCCGCTCAATCTCATCATCGGATACAACGATCTCTTGCTCGACGGCGAGTTCGGCTCAATGACGGGAGATCAGTCGGACACGCTGCGGCGGATGGCGAAAAGTTCGCATGAGCTGCTCGAACTCATCGAAGCCACGCTGGACCTCAGCCGCCTGGAGACCCGCCGCGTGCCGCTGGAGTTGAAGGATGTCCGCGTCGCCGACCTCATCGGCGAGGTCGACGCCGAAACCCAGGGGTGGCGCGAGAAGCCGGGCTTGAATTTCGAGTGGCAGGTCGCCGCGGATCACGCGCGGCTGTTCACCGATCCGGTGAAGTTGAAGATGGTATTGAAGAACCTCATCGGCAACGCGGTGAAGTTCACCGACAGCGGTCGCATTACGGTGGGAGCCAACCTCAATGATGGGGGCGTCGAGATCCGTGTCAGCGACACCGGCATCGGCATCTCGAAGGAAGCGCAAGGGATCATCTTCGAGCCGTTCCGCCAAGCCGATCGCTCGATTGCGAGTGCATACGGTGGCGTCGGCCTCGGCCTCTACATCGTCCGCCGTCTGCTCGAAATGCTCGGCGGCACCATCAACGTCGAAAGTCAGCCGAAGCAAGGCTCGACCTTCCGCGTCTGGGTGCCGGCTGATCTCCGGCAGATCGAGAATCACGCGACCGTATAG